One region of Pirellulales bacterium genomic DNA includes:
- a CDS encoding DinB family protein, which produces MSPLTLAIDQLIAAREYTNMTIADLPDELWFRLPAAGVTHVAWQAGHLAVAEYGLVLKRIRGEQPEDEALISTAFRQAFGRGSQPQADPQANPTPAEIRAALQRVHVAALRLLPTLTDAELDESAGDPPHPLFITKLGAILWCARHEMVHTGQIALLRRMFGSAPRW; this is translated from the coding sequence ATGTCGCCACTCACGCTCGCCATCGATCAGCTCATCGCAGCACGCGAATACACCAACATGACGATCGCCGACTTGCCGGACGAGCTGTGGTTTCGGCTGCCTGCCGCAGGCGTGACACACGTCGCCTGGCAAGCTGGGCACCTGGCCGTGGCCGAGTACGGGCTTGTCTTGAAACGCATCCGGGGTGAGCAGCCGGAAGATGAGGCATTGATCTCGACCGCATTTCGCCAGGCGTTCGGCCGCGGTTCACAACCTCAGGCCGACCCGCAGGCGAATCCCACGCCTGCGGAGATCCGCGCGGCGCTGCAGCGCGTGCACGTCGCCGCGCTCCGCTTACTGCCGACGCTCACCGACGCGGAACTGGACGAAAGTGCCGGCGATCCGCCGCACCCGTTGTTCATCACGAAGCTCGGCGCGATTCTCTGGTGTGCGCGCCACGAGATGGTGCACACTGGCCAGATCGCCCTCTTGCGGCGAATGTTCGGCAGCGCGCCGCGCTGGTAG